TATGAGAATTATTCTTTCACAATCAACGAATCACGATTTGATGCCCAATTCCGGTTTTCTGTTCCTGGTGAATTCTTATTTGAGCCGACAATTTCAATACCATATAAAAAATTTTGTATTCCATTTCATGAAATTACAAAAAAACACTCAAAAATAATTGAAAATATTGTATTTCATATTGGCATGATTGAATTAGTGAGTTATTGGAAAGCTACTTGTTCACCCAAAGTGTATATTAAACCAGCTTTTTTATCTGGAGAACAGCTTCTTTGGTGGAAAAAATTGTATTATAAAGGATTAGGAGAATTTTTTTATCTGAATTCCATTAATACCTCCCAAGGTGAATTTATGGAAATAGAAACTTCTGATGGAAACGAAATGGAATTTCTTCATTTGGATTTAGCTGATAATTACCTTGTTCCCATAGGTGGAGGAAAAGATTCTGTGGTAACCCTCGAAATATTAAAAGAATACAATTATTCAACAATTCCTGTAATCGTCAATCCGAGAGGTGCATCATTAAATACAACTGAAAAATCTGGTTTTCATAGAGATGAAATTTTTGAAGTTTATCGTACTATTCATCCTCAGTTACTTGAACTTAACAAAAAAGGATTTTTAAACGGACATACTCCTTTTTCGGCTTTGCTTGCCTTTATTTCGTTGCTTTCTGCATTATTAACGGGCAATAAGCACATTGCGTTATCCAATGAGTCCAGCTCGAATGAAGCGACAGTGATGGGAACGGATATAAACCACCAGTATTCCAAATCTTTTGAATTTGAAAAAGATTTTAATTTTTATATAAACAAATATTTTTCAGGAAGTTTTAATTACTTTAGTTTTTTACGTCCACTCAACGAATTACAAATAGCTTCTATTTTTTCCAGCTTTCCTAAATACTTTCCAGTTTTTAAAAGCTGCAATGTCGGAAGCAAAACGGATTCATGGTGCGGAAAATGCCCAAAATGTTTATTTGCGTTTATCATTCTTTCACCATTTATAGCATATGAAAAATTAGTTTGGATATTTGATAATAAAGATCTATTGAATGATAAGGATTTATTACCTTATTTTAGTGAACTATCTGGAATGGTACAAATTAAACCCTTTGAATGTGTTGGAACTACTGATGAAGTTAATTTGGCAATGCAAATGTTTATTGAAAATAATATATTTGATAAATTACCCTATCTGGCAGATTATTATTATAAAAATTATTATCAAAAAACTAAAAATAATATTGATAGAAATACAATTTTATACAACCTCGAAAAAGAGCATTTACTAAATCCTATTTTATTTTCTCAACTTAAATCCCGACTTAATGAAAGATTATCTGCAAAAAATAGTTGAAAATAAAAAAATTATTATTATTGGCTTTGGCAGAGAGGGAAAGAGTACATACAAAACCCTGCGTTCATTTTTTCCAGAAATCCCTATAGCAATAGCTGACATAAATGACAGCAAAGCTATTGAAATATCGAATGATAGAAATATTACATTTATAACAGGAGAAAACTATCTTGATTCAATAAAGACATACAACTTGGTTTTTAAAACACCTGGAATAACATTAAAAAGGTTAAATAATAAAATTAATATTAATAAAATAACCTCGCAAACTGATATATTTTTAAATGTGTTTGGCCGGCAAGTA
This window of the Lentimicrobiaceae bacterium genome carries:
- a CDS encoding Mur ligase family protein, which translates into the protein MKDYLQKIVENKKIIIIGFGREGKSTYKTLRSFFPEIPIAIADINDSKAIEISNDRNITFITGENYLDSIKTYNLVFKTPGITLKRLNNKININKITSQTDIFLNVFGRQVIGVTGTKGKSTTSSLIYHILKTAGKDAVLLGNIGSPPFNFINSINENTVIVFELSSHQLESVTASPYFAVLLNFYEEHLNDYISYQEYKNAK